The Paraflavitalea devenefica genome contains a region encoding:
- a CDS encoding COR domain-containing protein, with amino-acid sequence MSNQALELIHKCYENKSTELDLGNCGLTNEDFIEGDLIDTELRKCKHLQSLVLSNKWWNYRLNKWVYSKNQGDANRLTVAPSCLADLIEISTLICAGDGNREWSIRSLSDTYNFKKLSYLNLSNNKIKEISWIRQLSSLQELDLSNNNITDISPLKELTSLEDLYLSGNQIRNAQSLSDLSSLKKLHLNANLLSNVVGLESLTAIQELDLSSNQIQYLNGLEQLRALCELNLSLNQISAIKEITNLTELKKLNLNGNKITHLEGIERLINLQQLNLSSNRIQNIKQLLTFLQRGNTPMSIVLDKVWKTNYGDINISDNPLTTPPVEIVKQGNKSIVHYFTEMHSQGVEYLYEAKMLIVGEPRAGKTSLRFKLVDRYAALPEEEETTRGIDIQRIGFNIMDKEGQSRMFYYNVWDFGGQQIYQTTHQFFLTHRSLYVLVMDTGKDSVGNNDSTINYWLQAVELLGGNSPLFLVRNEKNGRQVNIDFPQKKIRFSFLKNDYKLDLNALIPSHAAYKEDKEKEFNRFKEDVENEIKRLPLVGFPLPRNWMNIRTELQEKGKRTPYISRQDYSALCSRFEVTDFEKQMELSRIFHDLGVFLHFQDYGSLEDFIILQNVWATDAVFAVLDNTEVKDKKGRFKDEDLPKIWEHKGYRKDVHKKLLALMMKFELCYEIDNIKNAVYIVPEMLPDTFPKGYTWHLRTDLFLQYRYDFMPRGLLTRLIVRLHKHIDLQNNEQLVWKTGVKINGNGLDCPSTIAEILESWDNKQISIRVHGPFSKELMHKITFQIDTLNNDFFKRLESEEHVYKSRYYKMVPCNCITCKGTEDTHFYDYSELLERKEFGKNTIECKKRPFSAININELLDGVLFFGRPLDQSQSRLNAGNGKKMFISYSKEDLPLVNKFIEHLSPLQQDGKVAHWYCTELTAGSDWHDVIQEHFEQSDIVCFMVSPNFMKTKYIQEYEIKKAFERQAKDPAFKIVPIILDFCQWTTVRNNLGQFTALPYTAKPVVDFSNQNMAWYIIQECLRMMIEKDLHPTGEDFYTSQALPKDVLKLLERIVAGKADA; translated from the coding sequence ATGAGTAATCAGGCTCTTGAATTGATACATAAATGCTATGAAAATAAATCGACCGAGCTTGATCTGGGTAACTGTGGGTTAACCAATGAAGACTTTATTGAAGGAGATTTAATAGATACTGAATTAAGAAAATGCAAACATCTGCAGAGCCTTGTCCTTAGTAATAAATGGTGGAATTATCGTTTGAACAAATGGGTATATAGCAAAAATCAGGGAGATGCCAATAGGCTTACAGTTGCGCCATCCTGCCTTGCAGATTTAATAGAAATTAGTACACTTATTTGTGCCGGAGATGGTAACCGCGAATGGTCCATTAGATCTTTATCGGACACCTACAACTTTAAAAAATTGTCTTATCTGAATCTCAGCAATAATAAAATAAAGGAAATAAGCTGGATTCGGCAATTGTCATCACTACAGGAACTTGATCTGAGTAATAATAATATAACCGATATAAGCCCCCTCAAAGAATTAACGTCACTCGAAGATTTATATCTAAGCGGAAATCAAATACGAAATGCACAAAGCTTGTCAGATTTATCTTCCCTTAAAAAGTTACACTTAAATGCCAATCTACTGAGCAATGTTGTAGGTCTGGAATCGTTGACGGCTATACAGGAACTGGATTTAAGCTCTAATCAAATACAATATTTGAATGGGCTGGAACAACTGAGAGCTCTTTGTGAATTAAATCTCAGTTTAAATCAAATATCTGCTATAAAAGAAATAACAAACCTGACAGAACTAAAAAAACTAAACCTAAACGGGAATAAGATAACTCACCTGGAAGGTATAGAGCGTTTAATAAACTTACAACAGCTTAATCTCAGTAGCAACAGGATACAGAATATTAAACAGTTGTTAACTTTTCTTCAGAGGGGGAATACCCCAATGAGCATAGTACTTGATAAAGTTTGGAAAACTAATTATGGAGATATTAATATAAGTGATAACCCGTTGACTACTCCTCCTGTCGAAATTGTAAAACAAGGAAATAAAAGCATTGTACATTATTTTACCGAAATGCACTCGCAGGGTGTAGAATATTTGTATGAAGCAAAAATGCTAATAGTAGGAGAGCCGAGAGCCGGTAAAACTTCGCTTCGTTTTAAATTAGTAGATCGCTATGCTGCCTTGCCCGAGGAAGAAGAAACCACCAGGGGCATAGATATTCAAAGAATAGGATTTAATATTATGGATAAAGAAGGCCAGTCACGTATGTTTTATTACAACGTCTGGGATTTTGGAGGCCAACAGATATATCAAACTACCCACCAATTCTTCTTAACCCATCGATCATTATATGTTTTAGTGATGGATACAGGAAAAGATAGTGTTGGCAATAACGATTCAACCATTAATTATTGGCTTCAGGCTGTTGAGTTGTTAGGCGGTAATAGTCCTCTTTTTTTAGTACGAAACGAAAAAAATGGGCGTCAGGTAAATATTGACTTCCCCCAAAAGAAAATACGTTTTTCATTCCTTAAAAATGATTACAAATTAGACTTAAATGCATTGATCCCGTCTCATGCAGCTTATAAAGAAGATAAAGAAAAAGAGTTTAATCGATTTAAAGAAGATGTAGAGAATGAGATAAAACGTTTGCCATTAGTAGGTTTTCCGTTGCCAAGAAACTGGATGAATATTCGAACGGAGTTACAGGAGAAGGGTAAAAGAACACCCTATATAAGCCGGCAGGACTATTCGGCCTTGTGCAGTCGTTTTGAGGTGACTGATTTTGAGAAACAGATGGAATTAAGCCGTATTTTTCATGATCTGGGTGTGTTTCTGCATTTTCAGGATTATGGGAGTTTGGAGGATTTTATTATTCTTCAGAATGTATGGGCCACGGATGCCGTATTTGCTGTATTGGATAATACGGAGGTTAAGGATAAAAAGGGGAGATTCAAAGATGAAGACTTGCCGAAAATATGGGAACATAAAGGATATAGGAAAGATGTTCATAAGAAGTTGCTGGCTTTAATGATGAAATTTGAATTGTGCTACGAGATAGACAATATAAAAAATGCAGTATATATTGTTCCAGAAATGCTACCAGATACGTTCCCCAAAGGCTATACCTGGCATTTAAGAACTGATTTGTTTTTGCAATATAGGTACGACTTTATGCCCAGGGGGTTACTTACCAGGCTTATTGTACGTCTTCATAAGCATATTGATTTGCAAAATAATGAGCAATTAGTATGGAAAACAGGTGTAAAAATTAATGGGAATGGCCTGGATTGTCCAAGTACAATTGCAGAAATATTAGAGTCGTGGGATAATAAACAAATAAGCATTCGCGTACACGGTCCTTTTTCAAAGGAATTGATGCATAAAATTACATTTCAGATAGATACGCTTAATAACGATTTCTTTAAAAGGTTAGAGAGTGAGGAGCACGTGTATAAAAGCAGGTACTATAAAATGGTGCCTTGTAACTGTATTACCTGCAAAGGCACTGAGGATACTCATTTTTATGATTATAGTGAATTGTTAGAGCGAAAAGAATTTGGCAAGAATACAATTGAATGCAAAAAAAGACCTTTTTCCGCTATAAATATCAACGAATTGCTGGATGGAGTGCTTTTTTTCGGGCGCCCCCTGGATCAATCTCAAAGCCGCTTGAACGCTGGAAATGGAAAAAAGATGTTTATCTCTTATTCCAAAGAAGATTTACCTCTCGTCAATAAATTCATTGAACACCTATCGCCTCTGCAACAAGATGGAAAAGTAGCACACTGGTATTGTACGGAGCTAACTGCAGGATCAGACTGGCATGACGTAATACAAGAACATTTTGAACAGTCTGATATTGTATGTTTTATGGTGAGTCCTAATTTCATGAAAACAAAATATATCCAGGAGTATGAAATAAAGAAAGCTTTTGAACGGCAAGCCAAAGACCCCGCCTTTAAAATAGTTCCCATTATATTGGATTTTTGCCAATGGACTACTGTTCGTAATAACCTTGGACAATTTACAGCGCTCCCTTATACCGCCAAACCAGTGGTGGATTTCAGCAACCAGAACATGGCCTGGTATATCATCCAGGAATGCCTGCGGATGATGATCGAAAAAGACCTGCATCCAACAGGAGAGGACTTCTAT